One window from the genome of Enterobacter asburiae encodes:
- a CDS encoding glucose/quinate/shikimate family membrane-bound PQQ-dependent dehydrogenase has product MAFGSAPRGIPRILQWLLAGLMMLIGLAVGGLGFKLATVGGSGYFLIMGVVMVIAAILIFLNRTSGIVLYSIAFIASLFWAVSDAGWDFWPLFSRLFTFAVLAFLCAIVWPFLRAANHSAANKAPAFGVAAVLAVAMLVSLGWMFKPQTLVAANEPVPVKPVAPGEQQKNWEHWGNTTHGDRFAALDQINKQNVSDLKVAWVAHTGDIPQSNGSGAEDQNTPLQVGDTLYVCTPYSKVLALDVDSGKEKWRYDSKATAPNWQRCRGLGYFEDHSSVTTSQAETPPAACPRRLFLPTTDARLIAINADNGKVCDDFGDHGTVDLSVGMGEIKPGYYQQTSTPLVAGNVVVVGGRVADNFSTGEPPGVVRAYDVHTGKLAWAWDPGNPNLTGLPPEGQTYTRGTPNVWSAMSYDAKLNLIYLPTGNATPDFWAGERTALDDKYSSSIVAVDATTGQVRWHFQTTHHDLWDFDLPSQPLLYDLPDGKGGTTPVLVQTSKQGMIFMLNRETGKPVAKVEERPVPAGNVEGERYSPTQPYSVGMPMIGNQTLTESDMWGATPVDLLLCRIQFKEMRHQGVFTPPGLDRSLQFPGSLGGMNWGSVSVDPNNSLMFVNDMRLGLANYMVPRANVAKNASGIEMGIVPMDGTPFGAMRERFLSPLGIPCQKPPFGTMSAVDLKTGKLVWQVPVGTVEDTGPLGIRMHMPIPIGMPTLGASLSTQSGLLFFAGTQDFYLRAFDTATGKEIWKDRLPVGSQSGPMTYMSPKTGKQYIIINAGGARQSPDRGDYVIAYALPDKK; this is encoded by the coding sequence ATGGCATTTGGCAGCGCGCCGCGCGGGATACCTCGTATTCTGCAGTGGCTTCTTGCCGGACTGATGATGCTCATCGGTCTGGCGGTCGGCGGGTTGGGCTTTAAGCTCGCCACCGTAGGCGGAAGTGGATACTTCCTGATAATGGGCGTGGTCATGGTGATTGCCGCGATCCTGATTTTCCTCAATCGCACCAGCGGGATCGTGCTTTACAGCATCGCGTTTATTGCCTCGCTGTTCTGGGCGGTAAGCGATGCGGGCTGGGATTTCTGGCCGCTCTTCTCTCGCCTGTTTACCTTTGCCGTACTGGCCTTCCTCTGCGCCATCGTCTGGCCTTTCCTGCGTGCTGCTAACCACAGCGCCGCGAACAAGGCGCCCGCTTTTGGCGTCGCGGCCGTGCTCGCGGTGGCCATGCTGGTCAGCCTGGGCTGGATGTTTAAGCCACAAACCCTCGTGGCCGCGAACGAGCCCGTTCCGGTTAAACCCGTCGCACCCGGCGAGCAGCAAAAGAACTGGGAGCACTGGGGCAATACCACTCACGGCGACCGTTTCGCCGCGCTGGACCAGATTAACAAGCAAAACGTCAGCGATCTGAAGGTCGCCTGGGTTGCGCACACTGGCGATATTCCGCAGAGCAACGGATCCGGCGCGGAAGATCAAAACACGCCTTTACAGGTTGGCGACACGCTGTATGTCTGTACCCCATACAGTAAGGTGCTGGCGCTGGACGTGGATTCCGGTAAAGAAAAATGGCGCTACGATTCAAAAGCCACGGCCCCTAACTGGCAGCGCTGCCGCGGTCTGGGCTATTTTGAAGATCATTCCAGCGTGACAACGTCACAGGCGGAGACACCACCTGCGGCATGCCCTCGCCGTCTGTTTCTGCCGACCACCGACGCCCGCCTGATTGCCATCAACGCGGATAACGGCAAGGTCTGCGATGACTTTGGCGACCATGGCACCGTTGATCTGAGCGTCGGCATGGGCGAGATCAAGCCCGGCTATTATCAGCAGACCTCCACGCCGCTGGTTGCCGGCAATGTCGTTGTCGTCGGCGGTCGCGTCGCGGATAACTTCTCCACCGGCGAACCGCCGGGCGTGGTGCGCGCCTACGACGTTCACACCGGTAAGCTGGCGTGGGCGTGGGATCCGGGTAATCCGAACCTGACCGGCCTGCCGCCGGAAGGCCAGACCTACACGCGCGGCACGCCGAACGTCTGGTCAGCGATGTCTTACGACGCTAAGCTGAACCTGATCTACCTGCCAACCGGCAACGCCACCCCGGATTTCTGGGCGGGCGAACGTACCGCGCTCGACGATAAATACAGCTCCTCCATCGTCGCCGTGGACGCGACCACCGGTCAGGTGCGCTGGCATTTTCAGACAACCCACCACGACCTGTGGGATTTTGACCTGCCTTCCCAGCCGCTGCTGTACGATCTGCCAGACGGTAAAGGCGGCACCACGCCTGTGCTGGTGCAGACCAGCAAGCAGGGCATGATCTTCATGCTTAACCGCGAAACCGGCAAGCCGGTGGCGAAGGTAGAAGAGCGTCCCGTTCCGGCGGGGAACGTTGAAGGTGAACGCTACTCTCCGACCCAGCCGTATTCCGTAGGCATGCCGATGATTGGCAACCAGACGCTGACTGAATCCGACATGTGGGGGGCGACGCCTGTCGACCTGCTGCTGTGCCGTATTCAGTTTAAAGAGATGCGTCATCAGGGCGTCTTCACCCCGCCGGGTCTCGACCGTTCCCTGCAGTTCCCTGGCTCTCTCGGCGGGATGAACTGGGGCAGCGTCTCCGTTGACCCGAACAACAGCCTGATGTTCGTCAACGATATGCGCCTGGGCCTGGCAAACTACATGGTGCCGCGCGCTAACGTGGCGAAAAACGCCAGCGGCATCGAGATGGGTATCGTACCGATGGACGGCACGCCGTTCGGCGCGATGCGCGAACGCTTCCTGTCGCCGCTGGGCATTCCTTGCCAGAAGCCGCCGTTCGGCACCATGTCGGCCGTTGACCTGAAAACCGGCAAGCTGGTGTGGCAGGTCCCTGTTGGCACGGTGGAAGATACCGGCCCGCTGGGCATTCGTATGCACATGCCAATCCCAATCGGTATGCCGACGCTGGGCGCATCGCTCTCTACCCAGTCCGGCCTGCTGTTCTTCGCCGGCACGCAGGATTTCTATCTGCGCGCGTTTGATACCGCCACCGGGAAAGAGATCTGGAAAGACCGTCTGCCGGTCGGCAGCCAGTCCGGCCCGATGACCTACATGTCGCCGAAAACCGGTAAACAGTACATCATCATCAACGCCGGGGGGGCTCGCCAGTCGCCGGATCGCGGTGATTACGTTATCGCGTACGCGTTACCCGATAAAAAGTAG
- a CDS encoding 2-oxo-tetronate isomerase, translated as MSNLFHDSNNTVGELTKKLASKLTDLGLRLTTAESCTGGKLSVALCAEENTAEFYDVGLVVFSDEAKMRILGVRPETLERFTAVSEQTVTEMAASIRDIAQADISIAISGYAGPEGGDDGTAAGTVCFAWNIRGETQTRTVLFSGDCQDVVEKAVHFSLAELLTALSDEDNG; from the coding sequence ATGAGCAATCTTTTTCACGACAGTAATAATACCGTGGGTGAACTGACAAAAAAGCTAGCGAGCAAATTAACCGATCTCGGGCTTCGCTTAACCACCGCGGAATCCTGCACGGGCGGCAAGCTCTCGGTGGCGCTTTGCGCTGAGGAAAATACCGCCGAATTTTATGATGTCGGCCTGGTCGTGTTCAGCGACGAAGCCAAAATGCGGATCCTCGGCGTGCGTCCTGAGACGCTTGAGCGGTTTACGGCCGTGAGCGAACAGACCGTTACCGAGATGGCCGCCAGTATCCGCGATATCGCCCAGGCGGATATCAGCATCGCCATCAGCGGCTACGCAGGCCCGGAAGGGGGCGATGACGGCACGGCGGCGGGGACGGTCTGCTTTGCGTGGAATATACGCGGCGAGACGCAAACCCGCACCGTGCTTTTCTCCGGTGACTGTCAGGATGTGGTGGAAAAAGCGGTGCACTTCTCGCTGGCCGAACTGCTGACAGCATTGTCGGACGAGGATAACGGTTAA
- a CDS encoding DUF421 domain-containing protein, protein MDMVFRALAIYLFLVVVFKVAGRRALLQMTSFDLILLLIISEATQQALLGQDFSVTGAMITITTLVVVDIIFGLMKKYFSPVENILDGTPVILVENGVPLADKLKKVDVSCDDILVSARQNNGITEISDIKYAILERNGHISIIPFEK, encoded by the coding sequence ATGGATATGGTCTTTCGCGCGCTGGCTATTTATCTGTTCCTCGTGGTGGTATTTAAGGTGGCCGGACGTCGCGCGCTGCTGCAGATGACCAGCTTCGATCTCATCCTGCTTTTGATAATTAGTGAAGCCACACAGCAGGCGCTTCTTGGACAGGATTTTTCCGTCACCGGCGCGATGATTACCATTACCACGCTGGTGGTGGTGGACATTATATTTGGGCTGATGAAGAAATATTTTTCCCCGGTGGAGAATATTCTGGATGGCACGCCCGTGATTCTGGTCGAGAACGGCGTCCCGTTAGCCGATAAGCTGAAAAAAGTCGATGTCTCCTGTGATGATATTCTGGTGTCTGCACGGCAGAATAATGGAATTACGGAAATAAGCGACATTAAATATGCCATACTTGAGCGCAATGGTCATATTTCAATCATTCCTTTCGAGAAATAA
- a CDS encoding alpha-amylase family protein, giving the protein MTDWHTRAIIYQIDTALFYDLNGDGCGDIAGIAAKLRYIRRMGATVIWITPFYLTPFLDEGYDVSDHLQVDPRFGKLADIIAFVEQARELGMQVIIELLIQHTSDAHPWFQQARRNPASPYRDYYLWSDNDEDDTPPMFPGVEKSIWTWDDEAGQYYRHMFYRHEPDLNLTSPAVLKEIENIILFWLKLGVSGFRLDAASHLTTQAGNGDEKKGLWILEHMRRLIEERNPDAILLGEVDVDVETYKDYFGNNDRLNLVLNFWLNKYFYVSLARKSARPLRNAVKKMIVPPDACCFANWLRNHDELDLEGISQKDKQFVLDTFAPDEEMNVYQRGIRRRLAPMLNGDRKRLAFCHAVLFSLPGVPVMRYGDEIGMGDDLELEERYAVRTPMQWAGSQGGGFSAAAPEKFIAPIIDHGPYRYQKVNVADSLLHNNSLLHRIIDIANTRSEFPEIAVAPFRLITIDDDAVLGLYYETDERSILTFVNFSDQPVQFTAKGIRNATWTACLEDKRYDDALVCGKTVQLSLGGYGYRWFWMHRSALR; this is encoded by the coding sequence ATGACCGACTGGCATACACGAGCCATTATTTATCAGATTGATACCGCGCTATTTTATGATTTGAACGGCGATGGCTGCGGGGACATCGCCGGGATCGCGGCCAAGCTGCGCTATATTCGCCGCATGGGGGCGACGGTTATCTGGATCACGCCGTTTTACCTCACGCCCTTTCTCGATGAAGGCTACGACGTCAGCGACCACCTCCAGGTGGATCCCCGCTTCGGAAAACTGGCCGATATAATCGCCTTTGTCGAACAGGCCCGCGAGCTGGGCATGCAGGTCATTATCGAGCTGCTGATCCAGCACACCTCGGACGCGCATCCCTGGTTCCAGCAGGCCCGCCGCAACCCGGCGTCACCCTATCGTGATTACTACCTCTGGTCGGATAACGACGAGGACGATACGCCGCCCATGTTCCCCGGCGTCGAGAAGAGCATCTGGACCTGGGACGACGAGGCGGGACAGTACTACCGGCACATGTTCTATCGCCACGAGCCGGATCTGAATCTCACCTCGCCCGCGGTGCTAAAAGAGATTGAGAACATTATCCTCTTCTGGCTCAAGCTGGGCGTGTCAGGATTTCGCCTCGACGCCGCGTCCCACCTCACCACGCAGGCGGGCAACGGTGATGAAAAAAAGGGCCTGTGGATCCTCGAACATATGCGGCGTCTTATCGAAGAGCGCAATCCGGACGCGATCCTGCTGGGTGAAGTTGACGTAGACGTTGAGACCTATAAAGACTACTTCGGCAATAATGACCGCCTGAATCTGGTGCTGAATTTCTGGCTCAACAAGTATTTCTACGTCAGCCTGGCCAGAAAAAGCGCCCGCCCGCTGCGCAATGCGGTGAAGAAGATGATCGTCCCGCCTGATGCCTGCTGTTTCGCTAACTGGCTGCGCAACCACGACGAGCTGGATCTGGAAGGCATCAGTCAGAAAGACAAACAGTTTGTCCTCGACACATTTGCCCCTGACGAAGAGATGAACGTCTATCAGCGCGGGATCCGCCGCCGCCTGGCGCCGATGCTCAACGGCGATCGGAAGCGGCTGGCGTTCTGCCACGCGGTGCTGTTTTCCCTGCCGGGTGTCCCGGTGATGCGCTACGGCGATGAGATCGGCATGGGTGACGACCTGGAGCTGGAGGAGCGCTACGCCGTTCGCACCCCGATGCAGTGGGCAGGATCGCAAGGGGGCGGTTTCTCCGCAGCCGCCCCTGAAAAATTTATCGCACCGATTATCGACCACGGCCCTTACCGCTATCAGAAAGTGAACGTCGCCGATTCGCTGCTTCACAACAACTCGCTCCTGCACCGGATAATCGATATTGCCAATACCCGCTCGGAGTTCCCCGAAATTGCCGTTGCGCCCTTTCGGCTTATCACAATCGATGATGACGCGGTGCTGGGGCTCTATTACGAGACCGACGAGCGCAGCATCCTGACCTTCGTCAACTTCAGCGACCAGCCGGTCCAGTTCACCGCAAAGGGGATCCGCAACGCCACCTGGACCGCCTGTCTCGAGGACAAGCGCTACGATGACGCGCTGGTTTGCGGCAAAACCGTTCAGCTCAGTCTGGGCGGGTACGGCTACCGCTGGTTCTGGATGCACCGTAGCGCGCTGCGCTGA
- a CDS encoding YdeI family stress tolerance OB fold protein has product MKLSLISALLIFLVPAAWADNNGGLQKGEAPPPPHALDSGYRGTDDARIMTIDQAKQMHDGATISLRGNLIDGSGDKFVFQDKTGKIDVIIPQAVFDGRTVKPDQMISINGSLDKKSSPAVVRVDRLQK; this is encoded by the coding sequence ATGAAATTATCACTTATTTCCGCTTTATTGATATTTCTGGTTCCGGCCGCATGGGCAGATAATAACGGGGGTTTACAAAAAGGTGAAGCGCCACCGCCACCGCACGCGCTTGATAGCGGATATCGCGGAACCGACGACGCGCGTATTATGACCATCGATCAGGCAAAACAAATGCACGATGGCGCGACAATTTCATTACGCGGTAATCTTATTGACGGTAGCGGCGATAAGTTTGTATTTCAGGATAAAACCGGAAAAATCGACGTTATTATTCCCCAGGCAGTATTCGACGGCAGAACGGTAAAACCCGACCAGATGATCAGCATCAACGGTTCGCTTGATAAAAAATCATCTCCTGCCGTCGTCCGTGTTGATCGTTTGCAGAAATAA
- a CDS encoding SDR family oxidoreductase: MSDTKQRTNAYPQPPFPEQPQTPPGLASEMQPVPDHGETSYKGHGRLAGKKALITGGDSGIGRAVAIAYAREGADVAINYLPEEEKDASEVIELIEAEGRKAIALPGDVRDETFCQNLVEEAVSKLGGLDILVNNAGRQQFRESLEELTTEDFDATFKTNVYAPFWITKAALRHLKASSVIINTSSVQAVKPSPVLLDYAQTKACLAVFTKSLAKQLGPKGIRVNAVAPGPYWTVLQSSGGQPMEKVKEFGGDTPLGRPGQPVEIAPLYVTLASDECSFTSGQVWCSDGGDGVI, encoded by the coding sequence ATGAGTGATACAAAACAACGTACGAACGCTTATCCGCAGCCCCCGTTCCCGGAACAGCCGCAAACACCGCCGGGACTGGCATCAGAAATGCAGCCTGTACCCGACCACGGGGAAACAAGCTACAAAGGACATGGCCGCCTCGCCGGCAAAAAAGCGCTGATCACCGGTGGTGACTCCGGTATTGGTCGCGCGGTCGCTATCGCCTATGCTCGTGAAGGCGCTGACGTTGCCATCAACTATCTTCCTGAAGAAGAGAAAGATGCCTCCGAGGTCATCGAGCTGATCGAAGCCGAAGGCCGCAAGGCTATCGCGCTGCCGGGGGACGTCCGGGACGAAACGTTTTGTCAGAATCTGGTCGAAGAAGCCGTCTCGAAGCTGGGCGGGCTGGATATTCTGGTCAACAACGCGGGGCGTCAGCAGTTCCGTGAATCGCTTGAAGAACTGACCACCGAGGATTTTGACGCGACGTTTAAAACCAACGTCTACGCCCCTTTCTGGATCACCAAAGCGGCCCTGCGTCACCTGAAAGCCTCGTCGGTTATCATTAATACCTCCTCCGTTCAGGCGGTGAAGCCCAGCCCCGTTTTGCTGGACTATGCCCAGACGAAAGCCTGTCTGGCGGTGTTTACCAAATCCTTAGCCAAACAGCTGGGTCCGAAAGGGATCCGCGTCAACGCGGTTGCCCCTGGCCCTTACTGGACGGTACTGCAGTCCAGCGGCGGGCAGCCGATGGAAAAAGTGAAGGAGTTCGGTGGCGACACGCCGCTGGGACGTCCTGGCCAGCCCGTCGAGATAGCCCCGCTGTACGTCACGCTGGCCTCGGATGAATGTTCCTTTACGTCCGGCCAGGTGTGGTGCTCTGACGGCGGTGACGGCGTGATCTAA
- a CDS encoding methyl-accepting chemotaxis protein: MDNTTSMLAQRKLSFLHHIRLVPLFSSILGGIILLFALSSGLAGYFLLQADRDQQDVTSEIQVRMGLSNSSNHLRTARINLIHAGAASRIAEMDAMKQNISEAEKRIKQSQESFTAYMNRAVRTAEGAALDEDLKARYDAYIAGMQPMVKFAKNGMFEAIINHENETARPLDDAYNAVLLKAIKIRTERANALTAQAHSRTQLGLMFMVGAFALALVLTAMTFVVLRRTVINPLQRAAKRIENIAKGDLTMPDDVAGRSEIGRLTRDLQTMQHSLENTVGTVRQGAEEIYRGTSEISAGNTDLSSRTEQQAAAIEQTAASMEQLTATVKQNADNAHHASKLAEDASGKASRGGQMVSGVVKTMGNISTSSKKISEITAVINSIAFQTNILALNAAVEAARAGEQGRGFAVVASEVRTLASRSANAAKEIESLINESVSLIDQGSGEVVAAGNTMNEIVEAVKRVTDIMLEIAAASDEQSRGIVQVSQAISEMDKVTQQNASLVEEASAAAASLEEQGARLTEAVGAFRLSGAKSGRAVVSAPAVKNAPLRPAATVSGDNWETF; encoded by the coding sequence ATGGACAACACTACTTCGATGCTGGCGCAGCGTAAGCTGAGCTTCTTGCATCACATCAGGCTGGTTCCGCTGTTTTCCTCCATTCTCGGTGGCATTATTCTTCTGTTTGCCTTGAGCTCGGGTCTGGCGGGTTATTTCCTGCTGCAGGCCGATCGCGATCAGCAGGATGTCACATCCGAAATTCAGGTGCGTATGGGGCTGTCGAATAGCTCAAACCATCTGCGAACCGCGCGTATCAACCTGATCCACGCCGGTGCGGCAAGCCGTATCGCGGAGATGGATGCGATGAAGCAGAACATCAGCGAGGCTGAAAAGCGTATTAAGCAGTCCCAGGAGAGCTTTACCGCCTACATGAATCGTGCCGTGCGTACCGCTGAGGGCGCAGCGCTGGATGAGGATCTCAAGGCGCGGTACGACGCCTATATCGCGGGCATGCAGCCGATGGTGAAATTCGCCAAAAACGGTATGTTCGAAGCGATTATCAACCACGAAAACGAAACGGCGCGCCCGCTGGATGACGCATACAACGCCGTGCTGCTGAAGGCGATCAAGATCCGTACCGAGCGTGCCAATGCGCTGACGGCCCAGGCGCACAGCCGCACGCAGCTGGGCCTGATGTTTATGGTGGGCGCGTTTGCCCTGGCGCTGGTGCTGACGGCGATGACCTTTGTTGTGCTGCGCCGTACGGTAATCAATCCGCTGCAGCGTGCAGCGAAACGTATCGAGAATATCGCCAAAGGCGACCTGACGATGCCGGACGATGTGGCCGGGCGCAGCGAAATTGGCCGCCTGACGCGCGATCTGCAAACCATGCAGCACTCGCTTGAAAACACTGTGGGCACCGTACGTCAGGGGGCGGAGGAGATCTACCGCGGCACCAGCGAGATTTCCGCCGGTAACACCGATCTCTCTTCGCGCACCGAGCAGCAGGCTGCGGCCATCGAGCAGACCGCCGCGAGCATGGAACAGCTCACCGCGACGGTGAAACAGAACGCCGATAACGCCCATCATGCCAGCAAGCTGGCGGAAGATGCCTCCGGTAAAGCCAGCCGCGGGGGGCAGATGGTCTCCGGCGTGGTCAAAACCATGGGCAATATCTCCACCAGTTCGAAGAAGATCTCTGAGATTACCGCCGTGATTAACAGCATTGCGTTCCAGACCAATATCCTGGCGCTTAACGCGGCGGTAGAAGCGGCGCGTGCGGGTGAACAAGGACGGGGGTTTGCCGTGGTGGCAAGCGAAGTCCGAACCCTGGCAAGCCGCAGTGCGAATGCCGCAAAAGAGATTGAAAGCCTGATCAACGAATCGGTTTCGCTGATTGACCAGGGCTCCGGTGAAGTTGTCGCCGCCGGTAATACCATGAATGAAATCGTCGAGGCGGTTAAGCGCGTGACCGACATCATGCTGGAGATTGCCGCCGCGTCCGACGAACAGAGCCGCGGTATTGTCCAGGTGAGCCAGGCGATTTCTGAGATGGATAAAGTGACCCAGCAGAACGCCTCGCTGGTGGAAGAGGCCTCCGCAGCGGCAGCGTCTCTGGAAGAACAGGGCGCGCGTCTGACCGAGGCGGTCGGGGCGTTTCGTCTGAGCGGTGCAAAGTCGGGCCGCGCGGTGGTGTCGGCACCAGCGGTGAAGAACGCGCCGTTGCGCCCGGCGGCAACGGTTTCCGGGGATAACTGGGAGACGTTCTGA
- a CDS encoding SDR family oxidoreductase — MAVIVITGGTAGVGKATALHFAKAGFDVGLIARDEASLHSTQEELRRYGVNAHAVQADVADSQAVLDAANEIEYRLGAIDVWVNNAMGAVLAPFRTLTPDEFRRVTEVTYLGYVNGTRAALELMVPRDRGVIIQVGSALAYRSIPLQSAYCGAKAAIRGFTDAVRTELMHENSRVQLSMVQMPGLNTPQFEWARNKFAWAMRPVPPVFEPEVAASAIFRVAQKPVRELWVGGSTIQSIVGQFFFPSFLDRLMVKKAWEGQMTDELNAPDRRDYLDQPVNDLHKIHGRFTDEAKTRAPSVTSGMPGKVALGALAVAGIVLTRLITRRKP; from the coding sequence ATGGCTGTCATAGTGATTACCGGCGGAACGGCGGGCGTGGGAAAAGCCACGGCGCTGCACTTTGCAAAGGCAGGTTTCGACGTGGGGCTCATCGCGCGCGATGAAGCCAGCCTGCACTCTACCCAGGAGGAGCTGCGGCGCTATGGCGTTAATGCCCACGCCGTGCAGGCGGACGTCGCCGACAGCCAGGCGGTGTTGGATGCCGCTAATGAAATTGAGTATCGCCTCGGCGCGATTGATGTCTGGGTGAACAACGCCATGGGGGCCGTGCTGGCGCCGTTCCGAACCCTTACGCCGGACGAATTTCGGCGCGTGACTGAGGTGACGTACCTCGGCTACGTGAACGGCACCCGCGCTGCGCTCGAACTTATGGTCCCGCGCGACAGGGGCGTAATAATCCAGGTGGGCTCCGCGCTGGCCTACCGTTCTATTCCATTACAGTCAGCCTACTGCGGGGCCAAAGCGGCGATCCGCGGGTTCACCGATGCGGTGCGTACCGAGCTGATGCATGAGAACAGCCGGGTTCAGCTTTCGATGGTGCAGATGCCGGGGCTCAATACCCCGCAGTTTGAATGGGCGAGGAATAAGTTCGCCTGGGCGATGCGCCCGGTACCGCCGGTCTTTGAGCCTGAGGTGGCCGCCAGCGCCATCTTCAGGGTGGCGCAAAAACCGGTGCGCGAGCTGTGGGTAGGCGGCAGCACCATCCAGTCCATCGTGGGGCAATTTTTCTTCCCCAGTTTTCTTGACCGGCTGATGGTAAAAAAGGCCTGGGAAGGTCAAATGACCGACGAGCTGAACGCGCCGGATCGCCGGGACTACCTCGATCAACCGGTTAACGACCTGCACAAAATCCACGGCCGTTTTACTGACGAGGCGAAAACCCGCGCGCCGTCCGTCACCTCCGGCATGCCGGGTAAGGTGGCGCTGGGCGCCCTCGCGGTGGCGGGGATAGTGCTGACGCGTCTGATAACCCGCCGGAAACCGTAG
- a CDS encoding LysR substrate-binding domain-containing protein, giving the protein MEKNGLFSQRIRLRHLHTFVAVAQQGTLGRAAETLNLSQPALSKTLNELEQLTGARLFDRGRLGAQLTIVGEQFLTHAVKVLDALNTAGQSLHRKEEQSSEVVRVGALPTAALGILPPVIGQFHKQQRHTTIQVATMNNTMLLAGLKSGELDIGIGRMSDPELMGGLNYELLFLESLKLVVRPNHPLLQDTVTLSRVMEWPVVVCPKGTVPRQTAETLLQMQGCTLPSGCIETLSASLSRQLTLDYDYVWFVPSGAVKDDLRQGTLIALPITSPGAGEPIGILTRVDTPLSTGAQTLLSAIRKSMPV; this is encoded by the coding sequence ATGGAAAAAAATGGTCTGTTCAGTCAGCGCATACGCTTGCGCCATTTGCATACATTTGTGGCCGTCGCTCAACAGGGAACGCTGGGGCGTGCGGCTGAAACCCTTAACCTGAGCCAGCCTGCGCTCTCGAAAACCCTCAACGAGCTGGAACAGCTGACCGGTGCCCGTCTTTTTGACCGCGGGCGGCTGGGGGCGCAGCTTACCATCGTGGGCGAACAGTTCCTCACGCACGCCGTTAAAGTGCTGGATGCGCTCAATACCGCAGGCCAGTCCCTGCATCGCAAAGAAGAACAATCCAGTGAGGTGGTGCGCGTGGGGGCCTTGCCTACTGCGGCGCTGGGCATTCTTCCGCCGGTTATCGGCCAGTTCCACAAGCAGCAGCGGCATACCACTATTCAGGTTGCCACCATGAATAACACCATGCTGCTCGCGGGGTTGAAATCAGGCGAACTGGATATCGGTATCGGTCGAATGTCCGACCCTGAACTGATGGGCGGTCTTAATTACGAACTGTTGTTCCTGGAATCCCTGAAGCTGGTGGTTCGTCCTAATCACCCCCTGCTGCAGGACACGGTGACGCTTAGCCGCGTGATGGAGTGGCCGGTGGTGGTGTGCCCGAAAGGGACCGTTCCACGCCAGACCGCCGAAACGTTGCTGCAAATGCAGGGGTGTACGCTGCCTTCAGGGTGTATCGAAACGCTGTCGGCCTCGCTTTCGCGCCAGCTCACCCTGGATTATGACTACGTCTGGTTCGTCCCTTCCGGCGCGGTAAAAGATGATTTACGCCAGGGGACGCTGATCGCCCTGCCGATTACCTCCCCAGGAGCCGGGGAACCCATCGGCATTTTGACCCGCGTAGACACGCCACTCTCAACGGGCGCACAGACGCTGCTGAGCGCTATCCGTAAATCAATGCCGGTATAA